One Sulfitobacter sp. M39 genomic window, CCGTGATGAACCGCAGTAAATTTTAGGGCACGCTCCCTCTTTGGGGTTGGACCCTTAGCTCTGTTTCACTCGGTGAAATACTTGGATTGAAGAGGTTCAACCTAGTCCCTTGGGGGCAGGCTCATAGCCAGAGTATGACGGTTGCTGCGAGGGCGATTGCGGAGAGGAATACGGTTGGCGATCTGTCGTAGCGGGTTGCGATGCGCCGTCAATCCTTGAGCTTGCCGAACATTCTCTCGATGCGATTACGTCGCTTGTAGCGGCGCTTGTCATACTTGACGATGTTCTTGCGCGTCTTGCGGCCTGAAATGCGATGCTTTTTGCCCTTGTCCACAAGGGCTTCACGGAACCAATCAGCATCGTACCCTCTATCAGCGCGGAGCCATTTAGCCTTAGGCAAATCATTCATCAAGGCGGCTGCACCAGTTTTGTCACTAACTTTTCCCGCTGTAATGAAGCGGCGGATTGGTCGTCTGCTGGTGTCGGTGATTGCGTGCAACTTGGTATTTGCGATGTACGTGCCGGTTCGGCTATGCGCGTGGCGTCATCTGTCGGCGAAGGGTCGATCTTCATGAGCGCAGTCTGCACCCATCTTGACAGTTAAACCCAGACCACAATTTTGCGACAGCCCTCATGCGAGTAGATTTTGAAGACGGAGGGACAGGTGGGCGCCATATCACCCACATCGAAGGTGGCGAGGCCGTGTCGACCTTTTCTAAAAGGCGGAGAGATTTGGGGAGTGAAACAGAGCCTGTCCATCCATTCAGTGGTGCTAGCCCAGATAGTTAGCCCCCCTCACGCCGCTGCGCATCCCGTACCAAAGCCGCCATTCGGTAAAACCCATGTGCCATTTTGGTAAAAGGTGTCAGCAGAAAGAACGCGAGCACAGCGCCGAGGTGAATAACCAACAGGCCCGGCATCCAGTCAGAACCGCTTGCCGCATAGAGCAACAGCCCGCTCAGCCCGACAAACCCTAGCAACCCGGTAAAGGCAATCTCTCCGCCAAAAGCGTTGGTCGCACCGAGCGATTTGTCCGACCGCAACTTCAGCCAGACCATTTTGCTACAGCCCAACACCAATAGAACACCGCCCGACAGTCCAAGGATTTTGGGGGCGGAGAACAGCCCGTAAGGAGCGGGCATACCAAGCAGGTAATGCATCAGCGTCGCCACACTGGTCGAGGCAAAGCACAACAGAAAGCCGTACATGATCGCCTGATGCGCATAGCGGCGGGCATGGGTGAAACGGTCTTCGTCTTCAAAGTTGCAACCGTCGCCGTGACCACCCTTGAGGTTGCGCATATTCGCGATTGAGGCGATGGCCCCGCGCAGATGGCGCAGACGAACCGGGGCACCGCCGACTGTTTGCCAGTAACGGCGCAACCCGATGGCAATGCTCGCCAGCGGAAACAGAAAGGCGGGCAAAAAGATCGCCACCATCGCATTGTGAGACAGCACCGCATAGAAACCTTCGCCCCCTGCACCGGCCAGCGCACGGGCGGCCCAGAACAGCAAGGCAAAGCCCAACACGGTGGCGAGCACAATCGCGAGGCCGTTTTTCTGGAAGGCTTTTCCGGCGGCACGGGGAAAGGCAAACTCTTCCCAACTGTCTTGGCGCAGATCGGCCAAGGCTTGGGGCAGGTTCAGGTCAAACTCATGCGGGGCGGTGTACTGGCAGGCGTAGTAGCAGCCCCGGCAGTTGTGGCAAAGGTTCGCCAGTTGCGTCAGATCCCCGTCAGAAAAGGCGCGTTCGGCCTGAAGGGCAGGGAAGACCGAACAGTAGCCTTCGCAATAGCGGCAGGCGTTGCAGATTTCGGCCTGACGGCGTGCCTCTTGGAGTAGATCAATTTGCATGGGCTGCGGCCTCCTTGCCTGCGATACGTCCGAAGACGGTGCCGATGGTCATGCCAAACCCGGCAAGATACCCTTGGCCCAAGATTGAGCCCGCCATTGTTTCGCCCGCCGCCCAGAGGTTGCTGACAGGGCGGTCGCCGATGGAGCATTGCGCGTTTTCATCCACCTTCAGCCCGAGATAGGTAAAGGTGACGCCGGTGCGCAGCGAATAGCCGTAGAACGGCGGCTCGGTGATTGGCCGCGCCCAATTGGTCTTGGGCGGGGTGAGACCCGTGGTCGCCACGGCATCAAGCTCGGTGGGGTGGAAGGCACTTTGATCGCCGCAGGCTTCGTTGAACCCGGCCACGGTGTGCTCAAGCGCATCAGCGGGCAGGCCCATCTTACCCGCCAGTTCCGCCAGCGTATCGGCTTTGATTGGGGGGAAGACCGAAGGCATGAACAGGTTCAGCGACTTCGCGTCGATGATGACATAGCCAACCTGATCGGGCTGCGCGGCCACCAGTCGGCCCCAGATGGCGTAGCGTTTGGGCCAGACATCCTCGCCCTCATCATAGAACCGCTGCGCATCTTTGTTCACGACGATGGAGAAGGGCACGCAGTCCAGCCGCGTCACGATCCCGCCGTCGAACTTTGGCGCGCGTCCGTCAATCGCGACGGCGTGACACTGGGTCGGGTCGCCCACCTGTGCGATGCCTTGGTCCAGCAGGTCCGCCAATACCACGCCGCGGTTATAGGGCGTGCCCCGGATCAGGAAGTTCTTCGCCGCGGGCCCCCATGCGCGCGCGAGCCAGTCGGTGTCGGCCTGAAAGCCGCCAGAGGCCACGACGACGGATTTGGGGGAGAGGCTCTTGGCGGCCCCCTCATGCGTATAGTCCACCCGCGTCACCCGGTCGCCGTCCAGTTCGAGATGGGTCACGGCGGCGTCATAAAGCACATCCACGCCCAATCCATGGGCGGTGCGGTAATAGGCATTCACAAGGCTTTTGCCACCGCCACGGAAGAAGGCGTTGGTGCGGGCAAGGGACAGGGTGCCCGAGAGCGAAGGCTGAAACCGCACGCCATGTTCTTCCATCCACGGCAGGCATTCCTCAGAGGTACGGATGGCGAGGCGCGCAAGATGTTCATCGGTCTTGCCACCCGTCACCTTCATCAGATCGGCGAGGTATTCCTCTTCCGTGTAGCTCTCGACCAGCGGCCCCAGTGGCCCGTGGTGCATGCAGCGGAAGTTACGGGTGTGGCGCGAATTGCCGCCCCGGTAGGGTTTTGGCGCGGTCTCAAGGATCAGCACGCGGGCGCCGTCTTCGGCGGCGGTGATCGCGGCACAAAGCGCCGCATTGCCGCCACCGATCACGACAATATCGTAAGCTTCGGTCACAGCAGGTCTCCGTCATATGTCTCATCACGCGAGGGCTGCGCGCGCAGGGCGCGAACCCGGACCCGCTGGGCCGCTTCGATATGCGCACGCATCGCCGCTTCGGCGAGGGCGGCATCGCGGGCCTTGATCGCGTCGAGAACGCCAAAGTGCTCCTCCACCGCATTCTCGGCGCGGGCAGGGTCGGTCAGCGTCGTCGGTCCGAGGATCATCAGCGTCTTTTGCAGCGTGTGGATCGACCGGG contains:
- the tcuB gene encoding tricarballylate utilization 4Fe-4S protein TcuB gives rise to the protein MQIDLLQEARRQAEICNACRYCEGYCSVFPALQAERAFSDGDLTQLANLCHNCRGCYYACQYTAPHEFDLNLPQALADLRQDSWEEFAFPRAAGKAFQKNGLAIVLATVLGFALLFWAARALAGAGGEGFYAVLSHNAMVAIFLPAFLFPLASIAIGLRRYWQTVGGAPVRLRHLRGAIASIANMRNLKGGHGDGCNFEDEDRFTHARRYAHQAIMYGFLLCFASTSVATLMHYLLGMPAPYGLFSAPKILGLSGGVLLVLGCSKMVWLKLRSDKSLGATNAFGGEIAFTGLLGFVGLSGLLLYAASGSDWMPGLLVIHLGAVLAFFLLTPFTKMAHGFYRMAALVRDAQRREGG
- the tcuA gene encoding FAD-dependent tricarballylate dehydrogenase TcuA; this translates as MTEAYDIVVIGGGNAALCAAITAAEDGARVLILETAPKPYRGGNSRHTRNFRCMHHGPLGPLVESYTEEEYLADLMKVTGGKTDEHLARLAIRTSEECLPWMEEHGVRFQPSLSGTLSLARTNAFFRGGGKSLVNAYYRTAHGLGVDVLYDAAVTHLELDGDRVTRVDYTHEGAAKSLSPKSVVVASGGFQADTDWLARAWGPAAKNFLIRGTPYNRGVVLADLLDQGIAQVGDPTQCHAVAIDGRAPKFDGGIVTRLDCVPFSIVVNKDAQRFYDEGEDVWPKRYAIWGRLVAAQPDQVGYVIIDAKSLNLFMPSVFPPIKADTLAELAGKMGLPADALEHTVAGFNEACGDQSAFHPTELDAVATTGLTPPKTNWARPITEPPFYGYSLRTGVTFTYLGLKVDENAQCSIGDRPVSNLWAAGETMAGSILGQGYLAGFGMTIGTVFGRIAGKEAAAHAN